One segment of Meriones unguiculatus strain TT.TT164.6M chromosome X, Bangor_MerUng_6.1, whole genome shotgun sequence DNA contains the following:
- the LOC110543499 gene encoding peptidyl-prolyl cis-trans isomerase A-like, which yields MCQGGDFTHHNGTGGRSIYGVENLILKHACPGILSMANAGLHTSGSQFFICTAKTEWLAGKHVVFGKVKEGMNIGEAMERLGSRNGKTSKKMTISNCGQL from the coding sequence ATGTGCCAGGGTGGTGACTTCACACACCATAATGGCACTGGCGGCAGGTCCATCTACGGGGTTGAGAACTTGATCCTGAAGCATGCATGTCCTGGCATCCTGTCCATGGCAAATGCTGGACTGCACACAAGTGGTTCCCAGTTTTTTATCTGCACTGCCAAGACCGAGTGGCTGGCTGGCAAGCATGTGGTCTTTGGGAAGGTGAAAGAAGGCATGAACATTGGGGAAGCCATGGAACGTTTGGGGTCCAGGAATGGCAAGACCAGCAAGAAGATGACAATTTCCAACTGTGGACAACTCTAA
- the Awat1 gene encoding acyl-CoA wax alcohol acyltransferase 1, with translation MPCSKKPDYLQSLLVLQWPISYLAIFWIVQPLFICLLFTPLWLLPALYFVWFFLDWNTPNQGGRRSAWVRNWRIWTHLRDYFPITILKTKELPPSRNYIMGVHPHGLLTYGAFCNFCTESTGFSKIFPGITPHLATLSWFFKIPIIRDYLMAKGVCSVSQPSIDYLLSHGTGNLVGIVPGGVKEALQSVPNTTTLILQKRKGFVRTALRHGAHLLPTFTFGETEVYDQLVFPEDSWIFKFQSYFRQIFGFYFCFFYGQGFRQGSFGLLPYHRPIVTVVGEPLPLPQVENPSPEMVDKYHALYMDALKKLFDQHKVQYGFPDTQKLVFL, from the exons ATGCCTTGCTCGAAGAAGCCTGATTACTTACAGAGTCTGCTTGTTCTGCAGTGGCCCATTAGCTACCTTGCCATCT TTTGGATCGTGCAGCCATTGTTCATCTGCCTGTTGTTCACACCTTTGTGGCTGTTACCAGCACTTTACTTTGTCTGGTTTTTCCTGGACTGGAACACTCCAAATCAAG GTGGCAGACGTTCGGCCTGGGTAAGGAACTGGCGTATCTGGACCCACTTAAGGGACTATTTCCCCATTACA ATCCTGAAGACTAAAGAACTGCCACCTTCACGCAACTACATCATGGGGGTCCACCCCCATGGGCTCCTGACCTATGGCGCCTTCTGCAACTTCTGCACTGAGTCCACAGGCTTCTCGAAGATCTTCCCAGGCATCACTCCTCACTTGGCCACACTGTCCTGGTTCTTCAAGATCCCGATTATTAGGGACTACCTTATGGCCAAAG GAGTGTGTTCTGTGAGCCAGCCATCTATCGACTACCTGCTGAGCCACGGCACTGGAAATCTCGTGGGCATTGTTCCGGGAGGAGTGAAAGAGGCCCTACAGAGTGTGCCTAACACCACCACCCTCATTCTCCAGAAGCGCAAAGGGTTTGTGCGCACAGCCCTCCGACATGG GGCTCATCTGTTGCCTACCTTCACGTTTGGAGAAACTGAGGTATATGACCAGTTGGTGTTCCCCGAGGACAGCTGGATATTCAAGTTCCAAAGCTACTTCCGCCAGATCTttggtttctatttttgtttcttctatgGTCAAGGCTTCCGTCAAGGTTCCTTTGGACTCCTACCATACCACAGGCCCATTGTCACCGTAG TTGGGGAGCCTTTGCCACTGCCTCAAGTTGAAAACCCAAGCCCAGAGATGGTGGACAAATATCATGCACTATACATGGATGCCCTGAAAAAGCTGTTTGACCAGCATAAGGTCCAGTATGGCTTCCCAGACACCCAAAAGCTGGTCTTCTTGTGA